From Macaca mulatta isolate MMU2019108-1 chromosome 1, T2T-MMU8v2.0, whole genome shotgun sequence, the proteins below share one genomic window:
- the BSDC1 gene encoding BSD domain-containing protein 1 isoform X3 codes for MAEGEDVGWWRSWLQQSYQAVKEKSSEALEFMKRDLTEFTQVVQHDTACTIAATASVVKEKLAIAACCRGACFLCPFSIQTEGSSGATEKMKKGLSDFLGVISDTFAPSPDKTIDCDVITLMGTPSGTAEPYDGTKARLYSLQSDPATYCNEPDGPPELFDAWLSQFCLEEKKGEISELLVGSPSIRALYTKMVPAAVSHSEFWHRYFYKVHQLEQEQARRDALKQRAEQSISEEPGWEEEEEELMGISLTSPKEAEVPVTKTSTFPEGGPGPQSPCEENLVTSVEPPAEVTPSESSESVSLVTQIANPAAAPEAPVLPKDLSQKLLEASLEEQGLVVDVGETGPPPPIHSKPLTPAGHPSGPEPRPPARVETLREEAPTDLRVFELNSDSGKSTPSNNGKKGSSTDISEDWEKDFDLDMTEEEVQMALSKVDASGELEDVEWEDWE; via the exons ATGGCGGAAGG GGAGGACGTGGGATGGTGGCGGAGCTGGCTGCAGCAGAGCTACCAAGCAGTCAAAGAGAAG TCCTCTGAAGCCTTGGAGTTCATGAAGCGGGACCTGACAGAGTTTACCCAGGTGGTGCAGCATGACACGGCCTGTACCATCGCAGCCACGGCCAGCGTGGTCAAGGAGAAGCTGGCT ATTGCAGCCTGTTGCCGGGGCGCTTGCTTCCTCTGCCCATTCTCTATACAGACGGAAGGCTCCTCAGGAGCAACGGAGAAGATGAAGAAAGGGTTGTCTGACTTCCTAGGGGTGATCTCAGACACCTTTGCCCCCTCACCAGACAAAACCATCGACTGCGATGTCATCACCCTGATGGGCACACCATCTGGCACAGCTGAGCCCTATGATGGCACCAAG GCTCGCCTCTATAGCCTGCAGTCGGACCCAGCAACCTACTGCAATGAACCAGATG GGCCCCCGGAATTGTTTGACGCCTGGCTTTCCCAGTTCTGcttggaggagaagaagggggagATCTCAGAGCTCCTTGTAGGCAGCCCCTCTATCCGGGCCCTCTACACCAAGATG GTTCCAGCAGCTGTTTCCCATTCAGAATTCTGGCATCGGTATTTCTATAAAGTCCATCAGCTAGAGCAG GAGCAGGCCCGGAGGGACGCCCTGAAGCAGCGGGCGGAACAGAGCATCTCTGAAGAACctggctgggaggaggaggaag AGGAGCTCATGGGCATTTCACTCACATCTCCAAAAGAGGCAGAGGTTCCTGTGACCAAAACTTCTACATTCCCTGAAGGAGGACCTGGCCCCCAGAGCCCCTGTGAAGAGAATCTGGTGACCTCAGTTGAGCCCCCAGCCGAGGTGACTCCATCAGAGAGCAGCGAGAGCGTCTCCCTCGTGACACAGATTGCCAACCCAGCCGCTGCACCTGAGGCACCAGTGCTGCCCAAGGACCTGTCCCAAAAGCTGCTAGAGGCATCTTTGGAGGAACAGGGCCTGGTTGTGGATGTGGGCGAGACTGGACCCCCGCCCCCTATTCACTCCAAGCCCCTAACCCCTGCTGGCCACCCCAGCGGCCCAGAACCCAGGCCTCCAGCCAGAGTAGAGACTCTGAGGGAGGAGGCTCCCACAGACTTACGGGTGTTTGAGCTGAACTCGGACAGTGGGAAGTCTACACCCTCCAACAATGGAAAGAAAG